The window AAACCTAATCCCTGTCAAACAAACAACTGACAAACTTTTTTCAGTGTAAGCAGTAAATAATTCACGCCACCTTGATCTTTTCTGGAGGCATTACTATTACTAATGGTATGGTACATAGTTCTGAAGGAATTTTATTTTAAGGGTCCACAATTATTTTGGAATTAACCCACGTGATTCTCGGATGTCATctaacacaaatacattgactCACTGCTCTTAGGAGCAACTTTGAACTGCCGTCATTTTAAGATAGGTTTTTGTGAGATTCAATTTTCCTGACTGCTGCTCCCATTTCCTGAAGGTTAAAGGGTTGTCTGAAGCTGAATCCTTTAAAGCAAAAAACATCCCACACAATTTGCTCACTCTGCTGCTAGTGTGCATTTGAtgtggttaaaaataaaaatacagttgaTTCAGATTGATATGCTTTCTAATCTTGCTCCACAatgagacatttcttttttattccctGGAAATTTATAGCCTTGTACTGTTTCTATTTTTAACCTTTGCACCATTTGTCTTTTTCATGTCAAGATTGTCAaagttagactttttttttccaaaaatatgctGTTTTTCTTATctctaaaaaaatgtgttggttTTAGTACCTGCTAAATGTATGTTTTGCTATTTTTATATTAgtctttacattaaaaaaaaaaactgtggaaTCTCGGATGTCAAGGACCATCCCTAAATATACCCATATACCCTAAACAACAAagcccaacacacacccaatgTAAAAACACGTGAATATggtatataatttatattatttatgacTATCAAATGCTTAAATATAAACGTAGGTCTTCCTGCATATTGTATCATTCtagcaaaaaataattttgacccAATACAagagtaaaaataaacatacaacATAAAAAGGCCAATGTAAATTGTACAAACCTTGAACCACAAAGATAGAATagaataaatttaaatataatataataataataattaatataatCTGAAATCATTGCTAAGACTGCAGCAGATGTATTAGATTCCTGTCACCATTTTTGCAATAGCATTAAATTGTGTTCTGAGTGATTAGATTGCCCTTGATTTGAAGAATACTCACAAGTGCAATACAAGAgtgaggtagagagagagagacagagagagagagaagagagagagaagagagagagagagagagagagagagagagagagagagagagagagagcgagagagagagagagagagagaatttcTATTGCTTATCCTAATTATGTACTGCATGTTCCTTGCAAATGGGACAATTTAAAAGTTAAATAACtttttacatttgtaaatgTCTTAATTGGTGTCCAATGTAACAAAAATAAAGtagaacaacattttttttaattactaaatACTCAGAAGATTAGTGTACTGTTTCATAAATTATTCATATTGCATaagtggaatttatcaagagtGTGATTATTAACAGAACAATTCCTTTATTGGAATAGATATGAATGATTTACAAAGAACTATGAGTAGTGGGACTACTATTAGATTGTGTTTCATTACCCCacagtattttatatataaatagtaAAAATGATATAAGATGATGTAGCTGTGAAAAACATACTATCATCAGGGACCttgcaaaaatgaaaacaaggtTTGTTGTCGGCAACATGGACACTCAGGACAGGGCCTCTTAACATAGGACTATAACTGCAgcacaattaaaatgttttcacaaTAATAACTAGAATACACATATAACAGACACGTAAAGGTTATGATTGAAGTGTTTTATCTGTATTCAGCTTTTTCTGGTTGCCCTGTATTCATTGCATATGCACCCCCCATGGATTCAATATGCATGTATTGGTTCAAAAACGAACAATTCTCAAGTCTATTTAACATGGTAAGGTGTATATTTTATATGCGATTAGTAAAATGActgttttgttaacaaaatcATATGTTGGctatatacagtatttttggcatagtCAAATACTCTATCTGCATTGTCTCTTTGCCAATGTCAACCTAGTTGAGTAGTGGCAGCAACACTACCagcatgtgatgattttttcttCAGGGGGACTGTGCGTAGGTGTGGACGATTGCATATGCAATGGCGATATTGGCCCGTTGCCCAGCATTGAAGGACAGTGACGGCATAACCCCTGAACGCTGCAACGCTTTGTGCTGCTGAAGTGAGGGATGATTTAATGCCTGAATCAAGTATCCAGCAGTGTGAGCCGGGAGCGTGATGACTACTGGTGCTTTGggagagaaaataaatataaaaatctaCCGTGAAATAGAGCAGAAATGTTCAGATGCATGCAAAGCCATGCCTGATCGCATCAGGGAGCGTTGCGCTTTATACATGTTTGTCATGTAGTAGCCTCATTTTCTCATGTAAATGGTGTCCAGGAAAGGCCTGAATTGGGACCAAGTTTAATGCATCCCATAATTCGTCATATGCATAATATACAtgcattcaaaataaaagcatcatCATTATACATACAACATTGCCAAGAGGGACCAAATCACAGCACCTGCTTCAGCTTGAGCAGTCTGAAAGCTCATTAGAGCAGACAATTACCATAATGCTTGGGGTCATTTTGATTACATAAATTAGATTTTGATAGAAGTTAGGGAACTAGTAACAAGATTAACttcatataaaataaaatgtaattttggtGCCTTTTCAATAAGAAATCATACAACTAATGCTTGTGTAGGAGATTTCTGGAAGTTTACAAAAATATCTGGTGGTGCCTTTACTAACTAGCCTGAAGCAGTTTTGAAGGGTTTGGCATTTACCCAAAACAAAGACCAGCGCCAAAACAAAGACCAGCAGTGTGGATAGTTAAACCTCACTATTTTAAGTAAACTCCAAAGATAACCTTGAAGTAATAAAGTTAAAAATGTGGGTAGAAGTGTCTACAGTCTACATATGTAAGATGGCATTggcaaatctttttttctaagtgATGTAGCCTTTTAATCATAGAATTATTTGATAAATGCACACCAGCAGGTTGGTAGAAGTGGGGCAACCCTCAATATTGATTAAGTCTACACCCTACTAAAGTGCAGTCTATTCTCTCAATACCTACGTCTATTACAACATAATTCCTTTATATCAAATTTGCCAACATTTGTCACATAAGCTATTACAACACAATTCAATAAAGTTTTGATACCTGTGGCTTCCACCATGCCCTCAAGGATGACAACGATCTCAAATTCCTCTTTCTCCATTTGTGCCATGGACATTTCCCAAAAGGGGCTCTTTTCGTTGATCTCATGCGAGATTATGAGTGGCGACACCAGGAACAGGCGATCATCTCCCGTGTCAAAGCCGATGTTTATATCAGTTTGGTTGAGTGGGATGAACTCCCCCTCCTTTGTCTGCTGAGAGCGGATAAGCTTTGCTCGGATCGAGGCCTCCACAATGTGAGAATTCCGCAGGTCGCCCACCCGAAACATCAGGCACATCTTGCTATCTCGCACCGATATGACAGCCTTGTGTGAGAACATGAGGGTCTCGGCGCGGTTCTTTGGCTGTGAGATCTTGACAAACATGCAGCCAACCATCATGGCATTCACAATGGAGCCTAGTATGGCCTGCACCAAAAGTAAAATGATACCTTCTGGGCATTTTTCTGTGATAACACGATAGCCATAGCCGATTGTGGTTTCCGTTTCAATGGAGAAGAGGAAGGCCGAAACAAAACTGTTCATGTTTTCCACACACGGGGTCCATCCTTCTTCATCTGAATGCAACAAATCCCCACGGATGAGTGCAATCAGCCACCATAGAAAGCCAAAGAAAAGCCAGTTGACGACATAGACCAGCGTGAAAATAAAGAGACTAAGACGCCAGCGGAGGTCGACTAGTGTTGTGAACAAGTCACTGAGGTAACGGTAGGTCTCTTGCACATTTCCATGATGAACATTACACTTGCCGTCCTTTTGCACGTATCGCTGACGAGGCTTCTTGGGAGGGTCAGATATCAAGTGAGTTCGCTCTGTCGAGATCTGTGCCTCCCGCAAGTGTTTAGGAAGCTTTGTTACCTATATGGTGAGGGCAGAAAAAGAGGCAATGTATATGTTATTATAACACTATCTTATTATATGGTCTTTTGCATTTTGTGTTTCACACAAATTGCCAGAGGGTATAGCTATGAATTAAGGGTCCTCTTCTCTAAAGCCTCGGAAAAGATCTTTTGGAATTGTACTTTATAGCTAAGGCAGCAGAATATAGTGCAAATTAACGGTAATCATAAATTTGTTAGAAGACAATGAATAAATCTACTTTGATACCCCTAGGTAACATTATCGGGAATGTATACTGTACAGCATATACAATACATGCAAATACTCCAGCCCCTATATTGAGCTAACTTGGAGATTGATAAAGCTGTCACAAGCAGTTCCATCTAATCTTTACCCTCTGTTTTCAATACAGTCCCTTGAGGTGATGGCCCTTACGCAAATTCATTAGTCCTCAATTCACTATAGTGGTAATTGGGTGATGGTTTCTCTTATTGAGCTTTTCCTCTAGATGCTTGGGAATGAAGGCCAATTTGCAATCAGTTCTAAACGACTCCCAATCTTCACTGCCATTGCAAATGTTACCCATCTGAATAAAAGGAACTGCTTGATTTACACTCTGTGATCTGTAATCTTCGAAACTATTTATCTGAATCAACACTGGCTAGATTCACATCTTTACTCTTCAATTACATCTAACTGGCAGCATTTGTAATCTTCAACTCTTCTTTAAACAGTTCCTCTCTCATGTACCTCATCTActattgtttttatatatttatacctGTGCAGGTGTGACACCAATCTCCATGTTGTGGTCCATCAGAATTCTGGAATCACCTGCCATCTTCAACTGAAGCGCAACACCTGTAAGACaggaaaatgttgaaattagtATACCCACATCAcataaacatactttttttacGCCCAAAATACCTTGTAAAAAGGGGAATACATCAGTTTGTAAAAGACCAAACTGAACTGTACCTTTTCTAGATATTAAAGTAAATTACACGCTGTATTTTCACATTGCCAAAAGCTATGTGTCTGTCTGAGAGGCATTTATTTGTTAACTGAGGGGTGTATTCTAAACATCATTGACTTAATTGACCAATGATCTGTAATCAACGgtgcaaaaaaagaaggcaTGACATATTCTGATTCATGATCTAAGAGCATTTGACATTTCCTTGTCAACGTTCACTAGCATCAATCAATGTGATGACCGACCAGCAAAGGAGCAGCAATATGGAGGCGGTAGAGAAAAAGTCAGGCCCACACAGGAATGTAGTGTTGACATTGATGGTCCAAAGCAAAGGGCAGAGTGACGTGACAGGCATCTGAATAGGGTGACGGACAGCATGTGTAGGAAACACACAATGGCTCCCAAAATACATGAAGAGCATATACATGACAAACATTCAGTTTTTCTGGTCTTTTGATGAATTTAGTACATATCTGTAGAATTTTTAGAAACGGGTATACCATGCTTCAACCATATTTACAGCAAGTCACAGTCGACTCAGCAATCCTGAATAACAGGTGTTTTATCTTGATACTTTAAGAGGGTAACAAGCTTCTATCTTGTTACGAGTGGCTGGATGCTTTCACTGAATAGTGTTTGTGTTGATAACAGGAAACATTGTGCTTCCAAGCAACAGAAGCGAATAGCAGGCTATACCTGTAATGTTGCACAACAGCATTTATGAGTCAATCCATTTAAGACTGGCActattttaatatacatatattattcaGAGCATTTCATGTGTTGGAAAGTTAGCACATCTTTCCAAAAAGAAGGGTTATGGTCAACTGGCATTTGCATGACAGCTGATCCACTTCTATAAAAGACCACCAGAAAATATAGCGTGGCATTATTCTACTTAACAGCAACCTACATGCAACGATGTAacagaaaagtaaaaaacaaacaaaaccaaagaatcactgattaaatgtaaatacaGTAAAACTAATGGTGTTTGATATAATCAGGTCTCTGTAAACTAACTTAATAGATCAAATCTTTACAATAATACGTGTATATTGGCACGATAGCTGTGTTCTTGTTTCACTTTGACATATTTATTATTCCATGATGAAATCAGTTTTTTATGTgccgtttttatttgtttttattcatttcattaccTTAATTATTCATTGGATGTACAGCAACGGAGGTGGCACAAGTgacagtggttagcacgtccgcctcacagttctgagagcaagggttcaatccccgatgagttccgaccttcctgtttggagtttggattttctccccgtgcctgcatggggtttctccgggtactccgatttcctcccacatcctaaaaacatgcatggtatgctgttTGAAGATTCTAAATTTTCACTAGGTATAATTGTTGTCCGTTTCCTTTTACCCTGCgattgattggctggcaaccaattcaaggtgtccctcgattactgcccatagttgattGGCATAGacaccagcacccccgcgactcttctgagaataagcagtacggaaaaggaatgaataaacGAGTATGCATTCGCACATAATTAACAGAAACCTCAACTACAACTAATAACATTAGCCTCAAATGTCAAGTCTTATCATGTGTACAACCATCATAGTCATGGAGGCTGCTTTTTTTTTGAAGTAAGAGCAATGAGTGATTGTTACTGCTAGTGTCACAAATATGTCCCGGGCTTTGATGGgcccataaaaaaaacaaaaaaaacgaggaCTTCATCCATATCTTTGTTCGCTTATGACGCTTTGAGGTCAAACAGGTCAAATGACTAAAAACGTCCCCAGGAAGTTTGGCTTCAGGCCGGCCTAACACTGATACGCTCCTAGAGCCGGGGGACACAAACTTCATACCAACCCTCCCTCCCTGTTTTCCCATTATGTCTGATAGCCAAGCCGAGTGTATCACATTTTACCCTTCACATGGATGACCTTCTCCGGAGTGACACTGCAGCACTGAGATGCCCCTCTCACACTAAAGAAAAATTCCCCTAATGATATGTCAAACTCTCTCAATCACTCTTAACTCTCTTGCTGTCTCTTTCTCTACATCCCCCAGTCTCTATCTTAACTCTCATACACCTTTTTACTGTACATATTGGAAACATTAAGATGTGTCCAACAGTCTTAAGTGTTTCTCATGCACTCACGTATGATAGTAGTTTTCCAGTGTTATCTAAAAATCTGATGGTTTTGAAACACTACTTCTTTTGTAGCCACATCATAATACAGTTCAAAGCTAGAATATTTCTCTTTTGCTAATGGTGACAGAAAATTGCTGCTGTTTTAGATCTGAGCTTGTGGATGTTATGTGCACCACAGAAATAGACAGCATGATGGCCAAGAAAAGAATTAGAAGACAGTAAGAACTCCCTctatgttttgtgtgtgtgtgtgtgtgtgtgtctgtgtgtgtgtgtgtgtgtgtgtgtgtcaagtaGTTCCTTTATGTCATATTTCCACAGAGAGTGGTTGTGGGCATGTATGCACTTAAGTTAGGATGGTATATCAAAAATCACTCTGAAGGCAAAAGTGGCGTTTTGTTGCTCCTTTACCATCAAAACCTGATTTCTACGTGTCACCCTTCTGCATCACTGCTCTAAATGACTCTGTGTGTTGAATGCAGTCAATTGTTGACATCCTACTGTATAAAGTGTCAACTTGCTACTAGAGCATGTTGAAGCTTGTTAGATCTATCTATGTTTTCATGACCTGGCTGATGCTGAAAGAATGTAAAATGTATTCCAATTTAACTAATCTTAAAGCAAGTTTGTGCCAGCAAGTTGATGTATCTCT of the Stigmatopora argus isolate UIUO_Sarg chromosome 10, RoL_Sarg_1.0, whole genome shotgun sequence genome contains:
- the kcnj5 gene encoding G protein-activated inward rectifier potassium channel 4, translated to MAGDSRILMDHNMEIGVTPAQVTKLPKHLREAQISTERTHLISDPPKKPRQRYVQKDGKCNVHHGNVQETYRYLSDLFTTLVDLRWRLSLFIFTLVYVVNWLFFGFLWWLIALIRGDLLHSDEEGWTPCVENMNSFVSAFLFSIETETTIGYGYRVITEKCPEGIILLLVQAILGSIVNAMMVGCMFVKISQPKNRAETLMFSHKAVISVRDSKMCLMFRVGDLRNSHIVEASIRAKLIRSQQTKEGEFIPLNQTDINIGFDTGDDRLFLVSPLIISHEINEKSPFWEMSMAQMEKEEFEIVVILEGMVEATGMTCQARSSYLDTEVLWGHRFTPVLSLEKGFYEVDYNNFHEVYETNTPSCSAKEMAAKLRDGPLLPQLSLLSPEPKTLTFGLSDLDPLSQNENRGEGESEDDKGETNGSAATLAETPFADGLTG